One stretch of Oncorhynchus keta strain PuntledgeMale-10-30-2019 chromosome 18, Oket_V2, whole genome shotgun sequence DNA includes these proteins:
- the LOC118397472 gene encoding uncharacterized protein LOC118397472 isoform X2, whose amino-acid sequence MIDLSHLTEEEQSMIMTVLKRDEELKKAEEERIKQLQKTSAPVDSRLKYLTGEWFYEAKSLRHREKIHGSEVILASMKQRKAGSLDGFLSRPRAVSGKVSDITPPPKPARLLEAPTQPTQPQKNSKSLNVSDAEKERLNSVVQSPGRPRHNPFNRASLILEVEKTEKQSNGNQETEKASEADSTSHNSAGSATSEESSLGFRPVPKKITILSRHSQSSLTGSDVSIPGLQGHPAGSKVIAPASQGSLQHGSSCGSNQSSQGALDVQSQKMYPTPISELQNNATPVSPSSQQLNTLSHHSHKPLKPLTLVSANTDFERAKEAHERERRAEPSDNSLVRHLVRTPSHLRETESSKVPLRPLSEPKPFRLLNLRPATHSDNDRHTDTSYTGHQKSEGSDGLIQREFVSEGPPQGRERSDGPFSKPLSIPLSPSSELTAPTHHQPSQHAAFQLIEMQDKEVIKTRNVDTAIRQEDPSLPPTTVDQWKHHDLHNSGDKPDKHVHKKTVNPKPASKSAPRSPQPTAEQGDSISKVLEWFSRSTDSNDWLKTESDQPNMEEDVINSVKTDTDDRPTFESRSQQTERKAPKVKRKLLHVDPSLYMQSIGGGVSVCLTPEVKDGSQSESSMDQPTDQSPLNTLRSYQLKSEGLRAAYWKEFKQVMLDREEDVIDRQENVKKVSGPPAKAVGPQVATQEVKQKEVQDENQPPKITHLKSFWEKGNTGPKILISRSIIDKRQKPMEKEKKRALAEKSHRTVPVPESNGVEGSLRKNLRDEKGDEQLNLDTQHSTASRDMRSVQPSVNSYKQEVYRPQNSVVIAPSIEIRTLPTWDDSYTHGAQSEEDNLTLTEEDLRRSPMTVDRRSSQAEILYLSRLHPQPDTLSQSRLSPEHQRFSPSTLSPQPELLIQPTVNPQPVKLSPAIPKPQSEMPSRASPSPLPELLSQPTNSLDSEKFRHKVGKESEQLSPKTQQSNVNVQSSVSTKKQGHTIKDQGNSPHTLKQVPPQQDSKAYRIKQLKSFWEPEKNRPIFYAGKSKEAGDASVTQIPSSAIEKLNKRYTKSEFDLRSICNESDGDHEGDSNLSSDRRIQNFTVFTMDQRLERSSPSLGAKRSQFKNLCNFWGEATSNNRGPISSDELKSPKNKEPMDAQNSILELKQCVDPDFYSKSAPSPPQKVSATLPLDESQLKKTSSPSSPSSPSPLPSLVRGNKDGEHQSRSKSIELGSGAMIDTKEHQSKSRSVEVGSGAMIDTKPNFPPHITIESAQQRAPGVPQVTRGSERDFTKDKKAPKPQSTSGKESRSHKARKDSFGNSSGSGRASSLQRATSMYTLDMNEEQAQTSMLYPEKTLDISHVQPKKTQGRRQSGDKHAPPGPRRSSKSLDESESLTPRTRVFVPKDYPYLEFSETSVHTALAPAAGPPAAELDLSGGLVRSSTLVDSEERYSRRSSKITQRPLALWSNQGSTDTGRESSLSASEIASSSASESWSNSRTSSNRENNDEDQDPIQKALKRAQARSQNLAKSLEDITASMPPRQERRLAPLDVLRRSSDASTIPSPSSSLYSDPEHLKKMSKSVPSFLQNESDCRETDSASEDSYHGGRQKTGRSMTNLSSSSGMASVSSLSGSVMTMYSGDYGGVEVQGNIQFSINYVQKLREFHIFVAQCRDLAAVDPKRGRSDPYVKSYLVPDKANIGKRKTSVKKKTLNPIFNELLRYRLRMEHLRTQTLILSVWHHDTFGRNSFLGEVDVDLSKWDFDHTQMNYLALKSRPTSSLQPSDYRGEMKLAIRFLPQVSHSPGKDPPSNKGEVHIWMKDCKNLPLIRGATINPYVKCFVLPDTSRKSRQKTRVLRRTVEPVFNHTMVYDGFRQEDLKEACVELTVWDRDKLASNLLGGIRLGPGTGRSYGALVNWMDSNADEVALWERMMTSPNEWVEDVLPLRMLTTAKTVLK is encoded by the exons ACTCCACCAGTCACAACTCAGCAGGCTCTGCCACCTCCGAGGAGTCCTCTCTAGGATTCAGGCCCGTGCCCAAGAAAATAACCATCCTCTCCCGGCACTCGCAGAGCTCTCTCACGGGCAGTGATGTCTCCATTCCTGGGCTGCAGGGTCATCCAGCTGGGTCAAAGGTCATCGCCCCTGCCTCTCAGGGAAGTCTCCAACATGGCTCCAGCTGTGGCTCAAACCAGTCTAGCCAGGGGGCTTTGGACGTTCAGTCACAGAAAATGTATCCAACTCCCATCTCTGAGTTACAGAACAATGCAACTCCAGTATCTCCCTCCAGTCAACAACTGAATACTTTGAGTCACCACTCCCACAAGCCACTGAAGCCTTTAACCCTAGTCTCCGCCAATACTGATTTTGAGAGAGCGAAAGAGGCccatgaaagagagaggagagcagagcccTCAGATAACTCACTTGTCAGACACCTAGTGAGAACCCCCTCTCATCTTAGGGAAACTGAGAGTTCCAAAGTTCCCTTGAGGCCCTTGAGTGAGCCAAAGCCTTTCCGACTGTTGAACCTTAGACCAGCCACACACTCTGATaatgacagacacacagatacatcCTACACAGGTCATCAGAAGAGTGAAGGTAGCGATGGTCTCATCCAGAGAGAGTTTGTCAGTGAGGGTCCTCCTCAGggcagagagaggtctgatggtcCATTTTCAAAACCTCTGTCCATACCACTCTCTCCGAGCTCAGAACTAACAGCCCCTACTCACCACCAGCCTTCACAGCATGCAGCCTTTCAACTCATTGAGATGCAGGACAAGGAGGTGATAAAAACCCGCAATGTGGACACCGCAATCAGACAGGAGGACCCTAGTCTGCCTCCAACCACTGTGG ATCAATGGAAACATCATGATCTCCATAACTCTGGGGATAAGCCTGATAAGCATGTTCATAAAAAAACAGTAAACCCCAAACCTGCCTCTAAATCAGCCCCTCGTAGTCCCCAGCCCACAGCGGAGCAGGGCGACTCCATTTCTAAAGTCTTAGAGTGGTTCAGCCGCAGCACAGACAGCAACGACTGGCTGAAGACTGAGAGCGATCAACCAAACATGGAGGAAGACGTGATTAACTCTGTGAAAACAGATACAGATGACCGGCCTACCTTTGAGAGCAGGTCTCAGCAGACGGAGAGGAAAGCTCCTAAGGTGAAGAGAAAGCTCCTACATGTTGACCCCAGCCTGTATATGCAAAGTATTGGAGGAGGAGTGTCAGTGTGTTTAACACCAGAGGTAAAGGATGGATCTCAGTCGGAATCCTCTATGGATCAACCTACGGACCAGTCACCTTTGAATACATTAAGATCATACCAGCTCAAGTCTGAGGGGCTGAGAGCAGCATATTGGAAGGAGTTCAAGCAAGTGATGTTAGATAGAGAAGAGGATGTGATAGATAGGCAAGAGAATGTGAAGAAGGTCAGTGGCCCTCCAGCCAAGGCTGTTGGACCACAGGTCGCAACACAAGAAGTCAAACAGAAAGAGGTCCAAGATGAGAACCAACCACCCAAAATCACCCACCTGAAGTCCTTCTGGGAGAAGGGCAACACTGGGCCCAAGATACTCATCAGTAGATCAATCATTGATAAAAGACAGAAACCaatggagaaagagaaaaagagagcactAGCAGAGAAGTCTCATAGAACTGTTCCTGTCCCAGAGTCGAACGGTGTGGAGGGGTCTTTGAGGAAGAATCTCAGGGATGAAAAAGGAGATGAACAGTTAAACCTAGATACTCAACACAGCACTGCTAGTCGAGATATGAGAAGTGTTCAGCCGAGTGTTAACTCTTACAAACAGGAGGTATACAGACCCCAAAACAGTGTTGTTATTGCTCCCTCTATAGAGATACGTACACTGCCAACCTGGGATGATAGCTACACTCATGGGGCTCAAAGTGAGGAGGACAATTTGACTTTAACAGAAGAAGATCTCAGAAGATCCCCAATGACAGTAGACAGAAGAAGCTCACAGGCAGAAATACTCTACCTAAGTAGACTCCATCCTCAGCCTGACACGCTGTCCCAGTCCAGACTCAGCCCAGAACATCAGAGATTCTCCCCATCAACACTCAGTCCTCAGCCTGAATTGCTCATCCAGCCCACAGTCAACCCTCAGCCTGTGAAGCTCTCACCTGCCATACCAAAACCCCAATCTGAAATGCCATCCAGGGCCAGTCCCAGCCCACTGCCTGAACTACTCTCCCAGCCTACAAACAGCCTAGACTCTGAGAAGTTTAGACACAAGGTTGGAAAAGAAAGTGAACAGTTATCCCCCAAAACTCAGCAAAGCAATGTCAATGTACAGTCAAGTGTGTCCACTAAAAAACAAGGCCACACCATTAAAGATCAAGGAAATAGCCCACACACCCTGAAACAGGTTCCCCCTCAACAGGACAGCAAAGCATACCGTATAAAGCAGCTCAAGTCCTTCTGGGAGCCGGAGAAGAACAGGCCTATATTTTACGCGGGTAAATCAAAGGAAGCAGGCGACGCCAGCGTGACTCAAATTCCATCATCAGCCATAGAAAAGCTGAATAAAAGGTACACCAAGTCTGAGTTTGACCTGAGGTCAATCTGCAACGAATCTGACGGCGACCATGAAGGGGATTCCAACCTTTCCTCTGACAGAAGAATACAGAATTTCACAGTCTTCACGATGGATCAGAGACTGGAGAGGTCGTCCCCAAGCCTCGGTGCAAAACGCTCACAGTTTAAGAATCTCTGCAACTTCTGGGGTGAGGCCACTTCGAATAACAGAGGGCCGATCTCTTCTGACGAACTCAAAAGCCCCAAAAATAAGGAGCCAATGGATGCCCAGAACTCAATACTGGAGTTAAAGCAATGTGTTGACCCTGATTTCTACAGCAAATCTGCCCCCAGCCCGCCACAAAAGGTCAGTGCTACACTACCTTTGGATGAGAGCCAGCTCAAGAAAACATCTTCACCTTCTTCAccatcttctccatctcctctaccatcttTAGTCAGGGGGAACAAAGATGGGGAGCACCAGTCAAGGTCTAAATCGATTGAACTGGGTTCAGGAGCTATGATTGACACTAAAGAGCACCAGTCAAAGTCTAGATCAGTTGAGGTGGGATCAGGAGCTATGATTGACACTAAACCCAACTTCCCACCTCATATCACCATAGAGTCAGCGCAGCAAAGAGCCCCTGGTGTCCCCCAGGTCACAAGGGGCTCAGAACGGGACTTCACCAAAGATAAAAAGGCCCCGAAGCCCCAAAGCACCTCAGGAAAGGAATCTCGGTCTCATAAAGCTAGAAAAGACAGTTTTGGAAACTCAAGTGGAAGTGGACGTGCAAGTTCACTTCAGCGCGCCACCAGTATGTACACATTAGACATGAATGAGGAACAGGCCCAAACTTCTATGTTGTACCCTGAAAAGACACTGGATATTAGTCATGTCCAGCCCAAGAAAACACAGGGTAGACGACAGAGTGGTGACAAGCACGCTCCTCCTGGTCCAAGGAGGTCCTCAAAATCATTGGACGAGTCTGAATCTCTGACCCCTCGCACTCGGGTCTTTGTTCCTAAAGACTACCCCTATCTGGAGTTTTCAGAGACCAGCGTCCACACTGCTCTGGCCCCGGCAGCAGGCCCGCCTGCGGCTGAACTTGACCTGAGTGGGGGGCTTGTCAGATCCAGCACCCTTGTGGACTCAGAGGAACGCTACAGTAGGAGGAGCAGCAAGATAACCCAGCGGCCCCTGGCCCTCTGGTCAAACCAGGGCAGCACTGACACTGGACGGGAGTCATCATTAAGTGCATCTGAAATAGCATCGAGTAGCGCGTCTGAATCTTGGTCCAACTCCAGGACCAGTTCAAACC GTGAAAATAATGATGAGGATCAAGACCCTATACAGAAGGCATTGAAAAGAGCTCAGGCCCGCTCACAAAATCTGGCCAAAAGTCTTGAGGATATCACAGCATCCATGCCACCAC GACAAGAAAGAAGACTGGCTCCCCTTGATGTCCTCAGGCGAAGCAGTGATG catccaccatcccctctccctcctcatccctctacTCTGACCCTGAACATTTGAAGAAGATGAGCAAGTCTGTTCCCTCGTTCCTGCAGAACGAG AGTGATTGCAGAGAAACTGACTCCGCCTCTGAAGACAGTTACCATGGAGGCAGGCAGAAGACGGGCAGATCTATGACTAACCTCAGCAGCTCCTCTGGCATGGCATCTGTGTCCTCT ctgagTGGCAGTGTGATGACCATGTACAGTGGGGActatggaggtgtggaggtgcaGGGGAACATCCAGTTCTCCATCAACTACGTTCAGAAGCTCAGGGAGTTCCACATCTTCGTGGCTCAATGCCGAGACCTGGCCGCCGTCGACCCTAAGAGGGGCCGCTCTGACCC GTATGTTAAAAGTTACCTGGTACCTGACAAAGCCAATATAGGGAAGAGGAAAACATCTGTGAAGAAGAAGACTCTCAACCCCATTTTCAACGAGCTCCTCAGA TATCGGCTTCGTATGGAGCACCTCCGAACTCAGaccctcattctctctgtctggcACCACGACACCTTTGGCAGGAACAGTTTTCTGGGTGAGGTGGATGTGGACCTGTCCAAATGGGACTTTGACCACACCCAGATGAACTACTTAGCTCTGAAATCCAGG CCCACCTCCAGTCTGCAGCCTTCAGATTACAGAGGGGAGATGAAACTGGCCATACGCTTCCTGCCTCAAGTCTCCCACA GCCCAGGAAAGGATCCCCCCTCTAACAAAGGTGAGGTTCATATTTGGATGAAAGACTGCAAGAACCTTCCCCTCATCAGAGGGGCCACCATCAACCCATATGTCAAGTG CTTTGTGCTCCCGGACACGAGCAGAAAGAGTCGACAGAAAACTCGGGTGCTGAGGAGGACGGTGGAGCCGGTGTTTAACCACACCATGGTGTACGATGGCTTCAGACAGGAGGACCTGAAGGAGGCCTGCGTGGAGCTGACTGTGTGGGACCGTGACAAGCTGGCCAGTAACCTCCTAGGGGGTATAAGACTGGGGCCTGGCACAG GCAGAAGTTATGGGGCGTTGGTGAATTGGATGGACTCGAATGCTGACGAGGTAGCTCTATGGGAACGAATGATGACCTCTCCAAATGAGTGGGTGGAGGATGTACTGCCACTAAGAATGCTAACCACAGCAAAGACTGTGCTGAAATGA
- the LOC118397472 gene encoding uncharacterized protein LOC118397472 isoform X1: MIDLSHLTEEEQSMIMTVLKRDEELKKAEEERIKQLQKTSAPVDSRLKYLTGEWFYEAKSLRHREKIHGSEVILASMKQRKAGSLDGFLSRPRAVSGKVSDITPPPKPARLLEAPTQPTQPQKNSKSLNVSDAEKERLNSVVQSPGRPRHNPFNRASLILEVEKTEKQSNGNQETEKASEAEPLSPLIILMTADSTSHNSAGSATSEESSLGFRPVPKKITILSRHSQSSLTGSDVSIPGLQGHPAGSKVIAPASQGSLQHGSSCGSNQSSQGALDVQSQKMYPTPISELQNNATPVSPSSQQLNTLSHHSHKPLKPLTLVSANTDFERAKEAHERERRAEPSDNSLVRHLVRTPSHLRETESSKVPLRPLSEPKPFRLLNLRPATHSDNDRHTDTSYTGHQKSEGSDGLIQREFVSEGPPQGRERSDGPFSKPLSIPLSPSSELTAPTHHQPSQHAAFQLIEMQDKEVIKTRNVDTAIRQEDPSLPPTTVDQWKHHDLHNSGDKPDKHVHKKTVNPKPASKSAPRSPQPTAEQGDSISKVLEWFSRSTDSNDWLKTESDQPNMEEDVINSVKTDTDDRPTFESRSQQTERKAPKVKRKLLHVDPSLYMQSIGGGVSVCLTPEVKDGSQSESSMDQPTDQSPLNTLRSYQLKSEGLRAAYWKEFKQVMLDREEDVIDRQENVKKVSGPPAKAVGPQVATQEVKQKEVQDENQPPKITHLKSFWEKGNTGPKILISRSIIDKRQKPMEKEKKRALAEKSHRTVPVPESNGVEGSLRKNLRDEKGDEQLNLDTQHSTASRDMRSVQPSVNSYKQEVYRPQNSVVIAPSIEIRTLPTWDDSYTHGAQSEEDNLTLTEEDLRRSPMTVDRRSSQAEILYLSRLHPQPDTLSQSRLSPEHQRFSPSTLSPQPELLIQPTVNPQPVKLSPAIPKPQSEMPSRASPSPLPELLSQPTNSLDSEKFRHKVGKESEQLSPKTQQSNVNVQSSVSTKKQGHTIKDQGNSPHTLKQVPPQQDSKAYRIKQLKSFWEPEKNRPIFYAGKSKEAGDASVTQIPSSAIEKLNKRYTKSEFDLRSICNESDGDHEGDSNLSSDRRIQNFTVFTMDQRLERSSPSLGAKRSQFKNLCNFWGEATSNNRGPISSDELKSPKNKEPMDAQNSILELKQCVDPDFYSKSAPSPPQKVSATLPLDESQLKKTSSPSSPSSPSPLPSLVRGNKDGEHQSRSKSIELGSGAMIDTKEHQSKSRSVEVGSGAMIDTKPNFPPHITIESAQQRAPGVPQVTRGSERDFTKDKKAPKPQSTSGKESRSHKARKDSFGNSSGSGRASSLQRATSMYTLDMNEEQAQTSMLYPEKTLDISHVQPKKTQGRRQSGDKHAPPGPRRSSKSLDESESLTPRTRVFVPKDYPYLEFSETSVHTALAPAAGPPAAELDLSGGLVRSSTLVDSEERYSRRSSKITQRPLALWSNQGSTDTGRESSLSASEIASSSASESWSNSRTSSNRENNDEDQDPIQKALKRAQARSQNLAKSLEDITASMPPRQERRLAPLDVLRRSSDASTIPSPSSSLYSDPEHLKKMSKSVPSFLQNESDCRETDSASEDSYHGGRQKTGRSMTNLSSSSGMASVSSLSGSVMTMYSGDYGGVEVQGNIQFSINYVQKLREFHIFVAQCRDLAAVDPKRGRSDPYVKSYLVPDKANIGKRKTSVKKKTLNPIFNELLRYRLRMEHLRTQTLILSVWHHDTFGRNSFLGEVDVDLSKWDFDHTQMNYLALKSRPTSSLQPSDYRGEMKLAIRFLPQVSHSPGKDPPSNKGEVHIWMKDCKNLPLIRGATINPYVKCFVLPDTSRKSRQKTRVLRRTVEPVFNHTMVYDGFRQEDLKEACVELTVWDRDKLASNLLGGIRLGPGTGRSYGALVNWMDSNADEVALWERMMTSPNEWVEDVLPLRMLTTAKTVLK, translated from the exons agccctTATCTCCCCTGATCATTCTCATGACAGCAGACTCCACCAGTCACAACTCAGCAGGCTCTGCCACCTCCGAGGAGTCCTCTCTAGGATTCAGGCCCGTGCCCAAGAAAATAACCATCCTCTCCCGGCACTCGCAGAGCTCTCTCACGGGCAGTGATGTCTCCATTCCTGGGCTGCAGGGTCATCCAGCTGGGTCAAAGGTCATCGCCCCTGCCTCTCAGGGAAGTCTCCAACATGGCTCCAGCTGTGGCTCAAACCAGTCTAGCCAGGGGGCTTTGGACGTTCAGTCACAGAAAATGTATCCAACTCCCATCTCTGAGTTACAGAACAATGCAACTCCAGTATCTCCCTCCAGTCAACAACTGAATACTTTGAGTCACCACTCCCACAAGCCACTGAAGCCTTTAACCCTAGTCTCCGCCAATACTGATTTTGAGAGAGCGAAAGAGGCccatgaaagagagaggagagcagagcccTCAGATAACTCACTTGTCAGACACCTAGTGAGAACCCCCTCTCATCTTAGGGAAACTGAGAGTTCCAAAGTTCCCTTGAGGCCCTTGAGTGAGCCAAAGCCTTTCCGACTGTTGAACCTTAGACCAGCCACACACTCTGATaatgacagacacacagatacatcCTACACAGGTCATCAGAAGAGTGAAGGTAGCGATGGTCTCATCCAGAGAGAGTTTGTCAGTGAGGGTCCTCCTCAGggcagagagaggtctgatggtcCATTTTCAAAACCTCTGTCCATACCACTCTCTCCGAGCTCAGAACTAACAGCCCCTACTCACCACCAGCCTTCACAGCATGCAGCCTTTCAACTCATTGAGATGCAGGACAAGGAGGTGATAAAAACCCGCAATGTGGACACCGCAATCAGACAGGAGGACCCTAGTCTGCCTCCAACCACTGTGG ATCAATGGAAACATCATGATCTCCATAACTCTGGGGATAAGCCTGATAAGCATGTTCATAAAAAAACAGTAAACCCCAAACCTGCCTCTAAATCAGCCCCTCGTAGTCCCCAGCCCACAGCGGAGCAGGGCGACTCCATTTCTAAAGTCTTAGAGTGGTTCAGCCGCAGCACAGACAGCAACGACTGGCTGAAGACTGAGAGCGATCAACCAAACATGGAGGAAGACGTGATTAACTCTGTGAAAACAGATACAGATGACCGGCCTACCTTTGAGAGCAGGTCTCAGCAGACGGAGAGGAAAGCTCCTAAGGTGAAGAGAAAGCTCCTACATGTTGACCCCAGCCTGTATATGCAAAGTATTGGAGGAGGAGTGTCAGTGTGTTTAACACCAGAGGTAAAGGATGGATCTCAGTCGGAATCCTCTATGGATCAACCTACGGACCAGTCACCTTTGAATACATTAAGATCATACCAGCTCAAGTCTGAGGGGCTGAGAGCAGCATATTGGAAGGAGTTCAAGCAAGTGATGTTAGATAGAGAAGAGGATGTGATAGATAGGCAAGAGAATGTGAAGAAGGTCAGTGGCCCTCCAGCCAAGGCTGTTGGACCACAGGTCGCAACACAAGAAGTCAAACAGAAAGAGGTCCAAGATGAGAACCAACCACCCAAAATCACCCACCTGAAGTCCTTCTGGGAGAAGGGCAACACTGGGCCCAAGATACTCATCAGTAGATCAATCATTGATAAAAGACAGAAACCaatggagaaagagaaaaagagagcactAGCAGAGAAGTCTCATAGAACTGTTCCTGTCCCAGAGTCGAACGGTGTGGAGGGGTCTTTGAGGAAGAATCTCAGGGATGAAAAAGGAGATGAACAGTTAAACCTAGATACTCAACACAGCACTGCTAGTCGAGATATGAGAAGTGTTCAGCCGAGTGTTAACTCTTACAAACAGGAGGTATACAGACCCCAAAACAGTGTTGTTATTGCTCCCTCTATAGAGATACGTACACTGCCAACCTGGGATGATAGCTACACTCATGGGGCTCAAAGTGAGGAGGACAATTTGACTTTAACAGAAGAAGATCTCAGAAGATCCCCAATGACAGTAGACAGAAGAAGCTCACAGGCAGAAATACTCTACCTAAGTAGACTCCATCCTCAGCCTGACACGCTGTCCCAGTCCAGACTCAGCCCAGAACATCAGAGATTCTCCCCATCAACACTCAGTCCTCAGCCTGAATTGCTCATCCAGCCCACAGTCAACCCTCAGCCTGTGAAGCTCTCACCTGCCATACCAAAACCCCAATCTGAAATGCCATCCAGGGCCAGTCCCAGCCCACTGCCTGAACTACTCTCCCAGCCTACAAACAGCCTAGACTCTGAGAAGTTTAGACACAAGGTTGGAAAAGAAAGTGAACAGTTATCCCCCAAAACTCAGCAAAGCAATGTCAATGTACAGTCAAGTGTGTCCACTAAAAAACAAGGCCACACCATTAAAGATCAAGGAAATAGCCCACACACCCTGAAACAGGTTCCCCCTCAACAGGACAGCAAAGCATACCGTATAAAGCAGCTCAAGTCCTTCTGGGAGCCGGAGAAGAACAGGCCTATATTTTACGCGGGTAAATCAAAGGAAGCAGGCGACGCCAGCGTGACTCAAATTCCATCATCAGCCATAGAAAAGCTGAATAAAAGGTACACCAAGTCTGAGTTTGACCTGAGGTCAATCTGCAACGAATCTGACGGCGACCATGAAGGGGATTCCAACCTTTCCTCTGACAGAAGAATACAGAATTTCACAGTCTTCACGATGGATCAGAGACTGGAGAGGTCGTCCCCAAGCCTCGGTGCAAAACGCTCACAGTTTAAGAATCTCTGCAACTTCTGGGGTGAGGCCACTTCGAATAACAGAGGGCCGATCTCTTCTGACGAACTCAAAAGCCCCAAAAATAAGGAGCCAATGGATGCCCAGAACTCAATACTGGAGTTAAAGCAATGTGTTGACCCTGATTTCTACAGCAAATCTGCCCCCAGCCCGCCACAAAAGGTCAGTGCTACACTACCTTTGGATGAGAGCCAGCTCAAGAAAACATCTTCACCTTCTTCAccatcttctccatctcctctaccatcttTAGTCAGGGGGAACAAAGATGGGGAGCACCAGTCAAGGTCTAAATCGATTGAACTGGGTTCAGGAGCTATGATTGACACTAAAGAGCACCAGTCAAAGTCTAGATCAGTTGAGGTGGGATCAGGAGCTATGATTGACACTAAACCCAACTTCCCACCTCATATCACCATAGAGTCAGCGCAGCAAAGAGCCCCTGGTGTCCCCCAGGTCACAAGGGGCTCAGAACGGGACTTCACCAAAGATAAAAAGGCCCCGAAGCCCCAAAGCACCTCAGGAAAGGAATCTCGGTCTCATAAAGCTAGAAAAGACAGTTTTGGAAACTCAAGTGGAAGTGGACGTGCAAGTTCACTTCAGCGCGCCACCAGTATGTACACATTAGACATGAATGAGGAACAGGCCCAAACTTCTATGTTGTACCCTGAAAAGACACTGGATATTAGTCATGTCCAGCCCAAGAAAACACAGGGTAGACGACAGAGTGGTGACAAGCACGCTCCTCCTGGTCCAAGGAGGTCCTCAAAATCATTGGACGAGTCTGAATCTCTGACCCCTCGCACTCGGGTCTTTGTTCCTAAAGACTACCCCTATCTGGAGTTTTCAGAGACCAGCGTCCACACTGCTCTGGCCCCGGCAGCAGGCCCGCCTGCGGCTGAACTTGACCTGAGTGGGGGGCTTGTCAGATCCAGCACCCTTGTGGACTCAGAGGAACGCTACAGTAGGAGGAGCAGCAAGATAACCCAGCGGCCCCTGGCCCTCTGGTCAAACCAGGGCAGCACTGACACTGGACGGGAGTCATCATTAAGTGCATCTGAAATAGCATCGAGTAGCGCGTCTGAATCTTGGTCCAACTCCAGGACCAGTTCAAACC GTGAAAATAATGATGAGGATCAAGACCCTATACAGAAGGCATTGAAAAGAGCTCAGGCCCGCTCACAAAATCTGGCCAAAAGTCTTGAGGATATCACAGCATCCATGCCACCAC GACAAGAAAGAAGACTGGCTCCCCTTGATGTCCTCAGGCGAAGCAGTGATG catccaccatcccctctccctcctcatccctctacTCTGACCCTGAACATTTGAAGAAGATGAGCAAGTCTGTTCCCTCGTTCCTGCAGAACGAG AGTGATTGCAGAGAAACTGACTCCGCCTCTGAAGACAGTTACCATGGAGGCAGGCAGAAGACGGGCAGATCTATGACTAACCTCAGCAGCTCCTCTGGCATGGCATCTGTGTCCTCT ctgagTGGCAGTGTGATGACCATGTACAGTGGGGActatggaggtgtggaggtgcaGGGGAACATCCAGTTCTCCATCAACTACGTTCAGAAGCTCAGGGAGTTCCACATCTTCGTGGCTCAATGCCGAGACCTGGCCGCCGTCGACCCTAAGAGGGGCCGCTCTGACCC GTATGTTAAAAGTTACCTGGTACCTGACAAAGCCAATATAGGGAAGAGGAAAACATCTGTGAAGAAGAAGACTCTCAACCCCATTTTCAACGAGCTCCTCAGA TATCGGCTTCGTATGGAGCACCTCCGAACTCAGaccctcattctctctgtctggcACCACGACACCTTTGGCAGGAACAGTTTTCTGGGTGAGGTGGATGTGGACCTGTCCAAATGGGACTTTGACCACACCCAGATGAACTACTTAGCTCTGAAATCCAGG CCCACCTCCAGTCTGCAGCCTTCAGATTACAGAGGGGAGATGAAACTGGCCATACGCTTCCTGCCTCAAGTCTCCCACA GCCCAGGAAAGGATCCCCCCTCTAACAAAGGTGAGGTTCATATTTGGATGAAAGACTGCAAGAACCTTCCCCTCATCAGAGGGGCCACCATCAACCCATATGTCAAGTG CTTTGTGCTCCCGGACACGAGCAGAAAGAGTCGACAGAAAACTCGGGTGCTGAGGAGGACGGTGGAGCCGGTGTTTAACCACACCATGGTGTACGATGGCTTCAGACAGGAGGACCTGAAGGAGGCCTGCGTGGAGCTGACTGTGTGGGACCGTGACAAGCTGGCCAGTAACCTCCTAGGGGGTATAAGACTGGGGCCTGGCACAG GCAGAAGTTATGGGGCGTTGGTGAATTGGATGGACTCGAATGCTGACGAGGTAGCTCTATGGGAACGAATGATGACCTCTCCAAATGAGTGGGTGGAGGATGTACTGCCACTAAGAATGCTAACCACAGCAAAGACTGTGCTGAAATGA